A window of Oncorhynchus nerka isolate Pitt River linkage group LG4, Oner_Uvic_2.0, whole genome shotgun sequence contains these coding sequences:
- the LOC115128251 gene encoding zinc finger protein ZFPM2-like has product MVLTGGPRWLQDITWLAAEDGKNNCVVYSIGGQLWCTTTKPIIEGEELAAFAVDFYSRLPAVNQAALSEGMYPARLLDSIQLLPQQANMASILPNAIVNKDIFPCKACGIWYRSERNLQAHLMYYCSGRQRDSVSDMMAEQLDRKTGPHHMPNVGPGPYPHCNLTGSVQQALEMHLNTHNGVKMEEVVSTGSSSMTCTVCDHTADSLTSLQQHILSHLSQTSYRCSHCHFSFTSLRELDKHRENHGHSHSPLRQHGPRQVETEYSPREGSSVERSPQRAMVKQGQEILQSPVLGSILDTRTSPNAELEKMETFPVKADPNSGSRSSFSYTSVKSEPSSPRQASSPIQNYMGPAAFPMGPFLPHFPFSQDITAAPQASEILAKMSELVHRRLRHGGTNNYLPHVMYSTLVPKGATCFKCNITFGNLDNYLVHKKDYCNSRWQHVTKPHDYAGVLDKVADTGSPKSGDLGGLGSMNMDQGHQSDHNSHLMSPRLNLSGLDVGEGKAQVHAELTGSVKNPSTPTSSDENPSIQGDVTSPKTSQTPETDPNKTTCEPCKITFSRTETYMVHKQYYCATRHDPPMKRVHGNKLPVTQRMVRTRKRRKNLEISVPNHEQQRPPMSHHPRYFGIASIEGRGMYQDPGKIYGNQFHPSYNLFLGMVPKHPEANLPVTKSALISKCNTIAQDDQDSPIDLSKKCSSSSPGKLSTAPKRLTDYHECTECKISFSKVEDYLAHKLSSCPITASDHNISAVVKREGFNNPVDDNDTNLEKCVTNGANKVSFQTGSTKGDQLAVIKEENRDQCLSQEFSPPLFKKIRRDEQISPFYGIKPADCTTGTVVMQRELGEQRQSPNEGSEVEKEQPMPDGYQETPGVLPQNGCQEPESTENTLQDNKLVNSYLPDSQVSSLSDSDCPVSVNPKNSPSSSPSSPAVSKTEEVRPSCVRSLNGSIQATQGNVKYCHPCDIQFNNLSNFITHKKFYCSSHTAEHVQ; this is encoded by the exons GTGGACAACTTTGGTGCACTACAACCAAACCCATCATCGAAGGAGAGGAGCTAGCTGCGTTTGCTGTGGACTTCTACTCCCGTCTTCCGGCGGTCAACCAGGCAGCTCTCTCTGAGGGAATGTACCCGGCCAGATTGCTGGACTCCATTCAACTATTGCCCCAACAGGCCAACATGGCATCCATACTTCCCAACGCTATTGTCAACA AGGACATCTTCCCTTGTAAGGCGTGTGGGATATGGTACCGCAGTGAGAGGAACCTGCAGGCTCATCTGATGTACTATTGcagtgggagacagagggactcaGTCTCAGACATGATGGCAGAGCAGTTAGACAGGAAGACTGGTCCCCATCACATGCCCAACGTAGGCCCCGGCCCCTACCCACACTGCAATTTAACTGGATCAGTACAGCAGGCCTTGGAGATGCACTTAAACACCCACAATG GTGttaagatggaggaggtggtgtccaCTGGCAGCAGTAGTATGACATGCACAGTCTGTGACCACACAGCGGACTCCCTCACCAGCCTCCAACAGCACATTCTCTCCCACCTGTCTCAGACAAGCTACCGGTGCTCCCACTGCCACTTCAGCTTCACCTCCCTCAGGGAACTGGACAAGCACCGGGAGAATCACGGACACAGCCACAGCCCACTCAGACAGCACGGTCCCAGGCAGGTTGAGACAGAGTACTCTCCCAGGGAGGGCAGCAGCGTGGAGAGGAGCCCCCAGCGGGCCATGGTGAAACAGGGGCAGGAGATCCTTCAGAGCCCAGTACTGGGTAGCATCCTTGACACCAGGACTAGTCCCAATGCGGAGCTGGAGAAGATGGAGACTTTCCCAGTGAAAGCTGACCCTAACTCAGGAAGCAGGTCTAGTTTCTCCTACACCAGTGTCAAATCGGAACCCTCCAGCCCTCGCCAGGCATCCTCACCCATCCAGAACTACATGGGCCCCGCTGCTTTCCCAATGGGGCCATTCTTACCCCATTTCCCCTTCTCACAGGACATAACAGCTGCCCCCCAGGCCTCGGAGATCCTGGCTAAGATGTCCGAGCTGGTCCACCGTAGACTGAGGCATGGAGGTACTAACAACTACCTCCCTCATGTCATGTACAGCACCCTTGTCCCCAAAGGGGCCACGTGTTTCAAATGCAATATCACTTTCGGTAACTTGGACAACTACTTAGTTCATAAAAAGGACTACTGTAATAGCCGTTGGCAGCATGTGACCAAGCCACATGATTACGCCGGTGTCCTGGACAAAGTGGCTGATACAGGGAGCCCTAAAAGTGGGGATTTGGGTGGGTTGGGCAGCATGAACATGGATCAGGGTcatcaatctgaccacaacaGTCATCTCATGTCCCCCCGCCTGAACTTGTCAGGACTGGATGTTGGGGAAGGGAAGGCACAAGTACATGCTGAGCTCACTGGTAGCGTGAAgaacccctccacccccaccagttCAGATGAGAACCCTTCTATACAGGGAGATGTGACAAGTCCCAAAACATCCCAAACGCCCGAGACAGACCCTAACAAGACAACGTGCGAGCCCTGTAAGATTACCTTTAGTCGTACCGAGACCTACATGGTTCACAAGCAGTATTACTGCGCCACGCGTCATGACCCACCCATGAAACGAGTGCATGGAAACAAACTGCCCGTCACCCAGAGAATGGTTCGTACGCGGAAACGGAGGAAGAACTTAGAAATTAGTGTTCCCAACCATGAACAACAGAGGCCTCCCATGAGTCATCATCCACGTTACTTTGGGATAGCATCCATTGAAGGACGAGGCATGTACCAAGACCCAGGGAAGATATATGGTAACCAGTTTCACCCCAGTTACAACTTGTTTCTTGGCATGGTTCCTAAGCATCCAGAGGCTAATCTCCCTGTCACTAAATCAGCTCTGATATCTAAGTGCAACACCATAGCTCAAGATGATCAGGACAGCCCTATTGATCTTAGTAAAAAGTGTTCATCATCAAGCCCTGGCAAATTATCTACCGCTCCTAAAAGACTCACGGACTATCACGAGTGCACCGAGTGCAAGATCAGCTTCAGCAAAGTGGAAGACTACCTTGCGCACAAACTGAGCTCTTGCCCCATCACTGCTTCAGATCACAACATATCTGCGGTTGTAAAAAGAGAAGGGTTTAACAACCCAGTAGATGACAACGATACAAACCTGGAGAAATGTGTCACCAATGGAGCCAATAAGGTGTCTTTTCAAACAGGTAGCACTAAGGGGGATCAGCTCGCTGTCATCAAAGAGGAAAACAGGGACCAGTGTCTGTCCCAAGAATTTAGCCCTCCATTATTTAAGAAAATTCGACGTGATGAACAGATTTCACCCTTTTATGGAATCAAGCCTGCCGACTGCACCACAGGTACAGTGGTGATGCAGAGAGAGCTCGGCGAGCAGAGACAGAGCCCCAATGAAGGGAGTGAGGTGGAAAAAGAACAGCCTATGCCTGATGGCTACCAGGAAACACCAGGTGTTTTGCCCCAAAATGGCTGCCAGGAGCCTGAGAGCACAGAGAACACACTCCAGGACAACAAGCTTGTTAATTCCTATCTCCCAGACAGCCAAGTATCATCCTTGTCAGATTCAGACTGTCCTGTCAGTGTCAACCCCAAGAACAGCCCTTCCTCATCCCCGTCCTCCCCAGCAGTATCTAAGACAGAGGAGGTGCGACCCTCCTGTGTTAGAAGCCTAAATGGCTCCATCCAGGCAACACAGGGTAACGTCAAATACTGCCATCCCTGTGACATCCAGTTCAACAACCTGTCCAACTTCATAACGCACAAGAAGTTCTACTGCTCGTCACACACCGCCGAGCATGTCCAATGA
- the LOC115128252 gene encoding probable C-mannosyltransferase DPY19L4: MSWNCCESLDMAELRCRKTVVKEGEEEEHQQCESEPCSENFTMDKVSLKEKCSEDTDGATCGVQEKEKEKEDEEEKDEDKKEEADSQKPTPVKRNRSACRSVMLQSLVKLFFGCLAAVTCGMMYAVYLYTYHERKFWFSSRQELEREITFQGGSGLYYYYYKHMLTAPSFERGIYELMRDNRTVSGQTINAVERLSLYPELITSLLYRITGSQDVIEPVYFYIGVVFGLQAVYVTALFVSSWVMSGTCVAGILAVAWYVINRPDTTKVDYAIPLRDNWALPYFSCQVAALTGFLSNNINSASEMFCYLLMSATTFTFILVWEHSHYVLFIQGLALFLLDSFDLVPSRKMADIHKVYLSSLFLAYVLQFQNPALLSSPLLSLLISSVLARYFQQNMKMGPLVARLMKLFLHFYLCFTTGITFSYVAKRLMPVRESDFILKFLEVKFGLNTTTDFVTNRLLCQECFQTPSQDFFLRLTQASVLPFYLLVLLICLISTLQTIYRRLSGEPMKINLRLEDGRIGEQPEVIYHVFHTMLFGALAMVFEGMKYLWTPYVCMFTAFGVCSPELWVTLFRWLRLKSIHPVVLALILSTAVPTIIGFSLWREYFPRVIAELSELQEFYDPDTVELMNWIKTHAPMAAVFAGSPQLLGSVKLCSGWTVTSLPLYSDIDLLRRSEDTYQVYAMRSAEDVYKILSLHKTSYVIIEESLCNELSHTKGCRIKDLLDIANSHVVYDKGEMYSFSKHGRFCHEIKMNYSPYTNYFSRVFWNRSYHVYKVNSVISFQY, encoded by the exons ATGTCATGGAATTGCTGTGAATCTCTG GATATGGCAGAGTTGAGATGCCGGAAAACAGTGGtaaaggagggagaagaggaggaacacCAGCAATGTGAATCTGAACCTTGCTCAGAGAATTTTACAA TGGACAAGGTTAGTCTGAAGGAGAAGTGTTCAGAGGACACAGATGGAGCTACCTGTGGGGttcaggagaaagagaaagagaaggaagatgaagaggagaagGATGAAGATAAAAAGGAGGAGGCAGACAGTCAGAAGCCCACTCCTGTCAAAAGAAACCGGAGCGCCTGCAGAT CGGTTATGCTTCAGAGTCTAGTGAAGCTGTTCTTCGGATGCCTGGCAGCAGTTACATGTGGCATGATGTATGCAGTGTATCTCTACACCTACCACGAGAGGAAGTTCTGGTTTTCTAGCAGACAG GAGCTGGAACGGGAAATCACCTTCCAGGGTGGCAGTGGactctactattactactacaaacACATGTTGACAGCACCCTCCTTTGAAAGAG GGATATACGAGCTGATGAGAGACAACAGGACTGTGTCTGGTCAGACCATCAACGCAGTGGAACGCCTGTCTCTGTACCCAGAGCTTATTACTAGCCTGCTCTATAGAATCACAGGAAGCCAG GATGTAATAGAGCCAGTATACTTCTACATCGGGGTGGTGTTTGGCCTCCAGGCTGTCTACGTCACTGCCCTCTTCGTGTCCAGCTGGGTGATGAGTGGCACGTGCGTGGCTGGCATACTGGCTGTGGCCTGGTATGTTATCAACCG ACCAGACACAACCAAAGTGGACTATGCCATTCCACTGCGGGACAACTGGGCCTTGCCTTACTTCTCTTGCCAAGTTGCAGCCTTAACAGGATTCCTGAGTAATAACATTAACTCAGCCTCAGAG ATGTTCTGTTACCTCCTGATGAGTGCCACCACCTTCACCTTCATCCTGGTGTGGGAGCACAGCCACTACGTGCTCTTCATCCAGGGCCTGGCCCTGTTCCTGCTCGACTCCTTTGACCTGGTGCCGTCCCGCAAG ATGGCTGACATTCACAAGGTGTACTTGAGCTCTCTCTTCCTGGCCTACGTCCTCCAATTCCAGAACCCAGCCCTGCTCAGCTCTCCTTTGCTCAGCCTCCTCATCAGCTCAGTGCTAGCGAGGTACTTCCAG CAAAACATGAAGATGGGCCCCCTAGTGGCCAGACTGATGAAGCTCTTTCTGCATTTCTACCTTTGCTTCACCACTGGGATCACCTTCAGCTATGTGGCCAAG CGACTAATGCCAGTCAGAGAGAGTGATTTCATTTTGAAATTTCTTGAAGTGAAATTTGGACTCAACACAACAAC AGACTTTGTGACTAACCGGCTCCTGTGTCAAGAATGCTTCCAGACCCCCAGTCAGGACTTTTTCCTGCGGCTGACCCAAGCATCAGTCCTGCCTTTTTACCTACTGGTCCTCCTTATCTGTCTCATATCAACACTGCAGACCATCTACAGGAGGCTCAG TGGTGAGCCAATGAAAATTAACCTCAGACTCGAAGATGGACGAATAGGAGAGCAACCCGAGGTCATCTACCACGTTTTCCACACAATGCTGTTCGGGGCTCTGGCTATGGTCTTTGAGGG GATGAAGTATTTGTGGACCCCATACGTCTGCATGTTCACAGCGTTTGGCGTGTGTTCTCCAGAGCTCTGGGTGACTTTGTTCAGGTGGCTGAGGCTGAAGTCCATCCACCCTGTGGTACTG GCCTTGATATTGAGCACAGCAGTTCCAACCATCATTGGATTCAGTTTATGGAGAGAG TACTTTCCCCGTGTCATAGCAGAACTATCAGAGCTGCAGGAATTCTATGACCCAGACACAGTCGAGCTGATGAACTGGATAAA GACCCATGCCCCGATGGCAGCAGTGTTTGCGGGCAGCCCACAGCTGTTGGGTTCGGTGAAGCTGTGCTCAGGTTGGACTGTGACCAGTCTGCCTCTCTACTCAGACATTGACCTGCTGAGGAGGAGTGAGGAT ACATACCAGGTGTATGCAATGAGGTCTGCGGAAGATGTCTACAAGATTCTGTCTTTGCACAAGACGAGCTACGTGATTATCGAAGAGTCGCTGTGCAACGAGTTGAGTCATACCAAGGGCTGCAGGATCAAAGATCTGCTGGATATCGCCAACAGCCAT